A window from Staphylococcus succinus encodes these proteins:
- a CDS encoding phosphoribosylanthranilate isomerase codes for MKLKYCGFRTLEDVKKAKDLNIDAMGFIHYPKSKRYVDISTIKQLTDIIPNDKEKVVIVVNPEYNTLIQLIEHTTLTTIQFHGNETLELIHDIKLYKPTIKVIKALPATDYETLVKEIDYYKDSVDQFIFDTPSSSYGGTGRTYNWEQLKPIQHIDYLIAGGINYEHIKTIEALDLSHSGYDIASGIETNNEKDSAKMQLIVEHVKGENK; via the coding sequence ATGAAACTAAAGTATTGTGGATTTCGTACACTAGAAGATGTGAAAAAAGCAAAAGACTTAAATATCGATGCTATGGGCTTTATCCATTATCCTAAAAGTAAGCGATATGTTGATATCTCCACCATTAAACAACTTACAGATATTATACCTAATGATAAAGAGAAAGTAGTTATCGTTGTTAACCCTGAGTATAATACTTTGATACAATTAATAGAACACACCACCCTCACTACCATACAATTTCATGGTAATGAAACGTTAGAATTAATTCATGATATTAAGTTATATAAACCTACAATTAAAGTTATTAAGGCGTTGCCTGCAACAGATTATGAAACATTGGTGAAAGAAATTGACTATTATAAAGATAGCGTAGATCAATTTATCTTTGATACGCCATCATCTTCGTATGGTGGTACAGGTCGAACATATAATTGGGAACAGTTGAAACCCATTCAGCATATTGATTACTTAATTGCAGGTGGTATTAACTATGAACATATCAAAACAATCGAAGCATTAGATTTATCACATAGTGGTTATGATATAGCTAGTGGTATAGAAACAAACAATGAAAAAGATAGCGCTAAAATGCAATTAATTGTTGAACATGTGAAGGGAGAAAATAAATAA
- the trpC gene encoding indole-3-glycerol phosphate synthase TrpC, with protein MTILDEIVAYKQTLLAQGYYEEKLKSLNHIDISHKPKFQTLMDQSDQLAVIAEIKSKSPSLDQLPDKDLGQQVQDYEAYGANAVSILTDEKYFGGSYERLQKLTTETSLPVLCKDFVVDSIQIDVAKKAGASIILLIVNVLSDEQLSELYDYATEQNLEVLVEVHDKAELARAYKLNPQIIGVNNRDLKRFVTDVLHTNEILEDKKQGYYYISESGIHTKEDVENIVKSGIDGLLIGESLMKCDDLSQFLPSLKLNKVQQ; from the coding sequence ATGACTATATTGGATGAAATTGTAGCATATAAACAAACATTACTAGCACAAGGATATTATGAAGAAAAGTTAAAATCTTTAAATCATATAGATATATCGCATAAACCTAAATTCCAAACACTGATGGATCAATCGGATCAGTTAGCAGTCATAGCTGAAATTAAATCTAAAAGCCCTTCTTTAGATCAATTACCGGATAAAGATTTAGGACAACAAGTTCAAGATTACGAAGCTTATGGTGCGAACGCAGTTTCAATATTAACTGATGAAAAGTATTTCGGAGGTAGTTATGAACGTTTGCAAAAATTAACGACTGAAACATCGTTACCAGTATTATGTAAAGACTTCGTAGTAGATTCTATACAAATCGATGTCGCAAAAAAAGCTGGTGCTTCAATTATCTTACTTATCGTTAATGTGCTCAGTGACGAGCAATTAAGCGAGTTATATGATTATGCCACTGAACAAAACTTAGAAGTATTAGTCGAAGTACATGATAAAGCAGAACTTGCACGTGCATACAAACTTAATCCTCAAATCATAGGGGTAAATAATAGAGACTTAAAACGTTTTGTTACAGATGTCTTGCATACTAATGAAATATTAGAAGATAAAAAACAAGGATATTATTATATTTCAGAAAGTGGTATTCACACTAAAGAAGATGTCGAAAATATAGTTAAATCAGGCATTGATGGTCTGCTCATTGGTGAATCTTTAATGAAATGTGATGATTTAAGCCAATTCTTACCAAGCTTAAAGTTAAATAAGGTGCAGCAATGA
- the trpD gene encoding anthranilate phosphoribosyltransferase yields the protein MVLQTQLKQHKPLDQKQMDEFIDILIAKDIDDQMKIELLEVFSEKEITQEELTFISNSLIRSMYPQQPYYPNSMCVCGTGGDKSNSFNISTTVSFVIASSGVPVVKHGNKSVTSSSGSTDLLNEMNIKTTSVSDTAEKLDSNGLVFLSATETYPIMKHIQPLRKALRNPTIFNITGPIINPFKLDYQVMGVYETSKLEKIAQTLGDLGRKKAIVLHGANGMDEATLSGDNIIYEVNDHGEISHYTLNAQDIGLSYASNDQLVGGTPQENLIINKNILNGTDRSAKRDVVVLNAGIALYVSEQVSTIQAGVRKAQELINTGQALQQYNKMGGKTYDYIG from the coding sequence ATGGTGCTACAAACACAGTTGAAACAACATAAACCGTTAGATCAAAAACAAATGGATGAATTTATAGATATACTCATTGCTAAAGATATAGACGATCAAATGAAAATTGAGTTGTTAGAAGTGTTTTCTGAAAAAGAAATCACCCAAGAAGAATTAACATTTATTTCTAATAGTTTGATTCGTTCGATGTATCCTCAACAACCATATTATCCAAATAGCATGTGTGTATGTGGCACCGGAGGAGATAAATCGAATAGTTTTAATATTTCTACTACAGTTTCTTTTGTTATTGCAAGCTCTGGCGTACCTGTGGTTAAACATGGAAATAAAAGCGTTACTTCTTCATCAGGGAGTACAGACCTATTAAATGAAATGAATATTAAAACAACGTCAGTGAGTGATACAGCCGAAAAATTAGATAGTAATGGATTAGTATTTTTAAGCGCAACTGAAACGTATCCAATTATGAAGCATATCCAGCCATTAAGAAAAGCGTTACGTAACCCAACCATCTTCAATATTACTGGTCCAATCATCAATCCGTTTAAACTAGACTACCAAGTTATGGGTGTTTATGAAACATCGAAATTAGAAAAAATAGCACAAACATTAGGGGATTTAGGGCGTAAAAAAGCAATTGTATTGCATGGTGCTAATGGCATGGATGAGGCGACATTATCAGGTGATAATATCATTTATGAAGTGAATGACCATGGAGAAATTAGTCATTATACATTGAATGCTCAGGATATAGGTTTAAGTTATGCCTCTAATGATCAACTTGTTGGAGGTACACCTCAGGAAAACTTAATCATCAACAAAAATATACTGAATGGCACAGATCGCAGCGCTAAGAGGGATGTTGTAGTCTTAAATGCTGGGATTGCCCTTTATGTTTCAGAACAAGTTTCAACTATTCAAGCAGGTGTCCGCAAAGCTCAAGAATTAATAAACACAGGACAAGCTTTACAACAATACAACAAAATGGGAGGTAAGACATATGACTATATTGGATGA
- a CDS encoding anthranilate synthase component II, protein MILIVDNYDSFTYNLVDMIARQEEVIVKYPDDPTIYNLDVEALVISPGPGHPMDTTHLEHIIEHYHHKPILGVCLGSQALTCYYGGDVIQCENIKHGKKDQMKIVDETLLYKDIPEYSEIMRYHSLMSNPDTFPESLKVTAQTKDCIQSFEHKINLHFGIQFHPESFATEYGTQMINNFLTVMKEVRDNGATNTVETT, encoded by the coding sequence ATGATATTAATCGTCGATAATTATGATTCATTCACATATAACTTAGTAGATATGATTGCACGACAAGAAGAAGTCATCGTTAAATATCCAGACGACCCAACGATCTATAATTTAGATGTAGAAGCACTTGTTATTTCGCCAGGTCCAGGTCATCCTATGGATACAACGCATCTAGAACACATCATTGAGCACTATCATCATAAACCTATATTAGGTGTATGTTTAGGATCACAAGCATTAACGTGTTATTACGGCGGTGATGTGATACAGTGTGAAAATATAAAGCATGGTAAAAAAGATCAAATGAAAATTGTAGATGAGACATTGTTATATAAAGATATTCCAGAATATTCAGAAATAATGAGATACCATTCACTTATGAGTAACCCTGATACTTTCCCAGAAAGTTTAAAAGTGACGGCGCAAACAAAAGATTGTATACAGTCTTTTGAACATAAGATAAATTTACATTTTGGTATACAATTCCATCCTGAATCGTTTGCAACAGAATATGGTACTCAGATGATTAACAACTTTTTAACAGTAATGAAGGAGGTCAGAGACAATGGTGCTACAAACACAGTTGAAACAACATAA
- a CDS encoding anthranilate synthase component I — protein MKVQYQKLNAEVTPEALARLREQKIVLESSDQSKLKGRYSIVIFDTYGSITLDNEHMVVQTPKETQVVTEEPYIKMKKLIDDYKAEIADEALTDLPFISGFVGTCSFDLVRHEFPILKEINLEDHTQHDVKFHMVEDVYVFDHYKEHLYVIATNLFSGQSEDQLNARVNTRIEELKQINIYPSYIESEQNEKVIESNIAPEQFMATVSKMKALIQQGDMFQVVPSIIYSYKHYFSSQIQQLSYQLYQNLKRQNPSPYMYYLNMDHPIIVGSSPESFVKVQGQTVVTNPIAGTIKRGKNEAEDRANEDKLKNDEKELSEHSMLVDLGRNDIHRVCKIGTSTIEKLMTIERYEHVIHIVSEVTGKLKENYSPMSVIASLLPTGTVSGAPKLRAIQRIYEVQPHKRGVYSGGIGYINCNHDLDFALAIRTMMIDETYINVQAGCGVVYDSVPEKELEETKLKAKSLLEVSP, from the coding sequence ATGAAAGTACAATATCAAAAATTAAATGCAGAAGTAACGCCAGAAGCATTAGCAAGATTAAGAGAACAAAAAATCGTTTTGGAAAGTTCAGACCAATCTAAACTTAAAGGTCGCTATTCAATTGTTATTTTTGACACATATGGTTCAATTACATTGGATAATGAACACATGGTTGTGCAAACACCGAAGGAAACCCAAGTAGTCACAGAAGAGCCATACATCAAAATGAAAAAACTCATCGACGATTATAAAGCAGAAATAGCAGACGAAGCATTAACAGACTTACCATTTATCTCAGGTTTTGTGGGAACATGTAGCTTTGATTTAGTAAGACATGAATTTCCAATCTTAAAGGAAATTAATTTAGAAGACCATACACAACATGATGTTAAGTTTCACATGGTAGAAGATGTGTATGTCTTTGATCACTATAAAGAGCACCTTTACGTAATTGCAACAAATTTATTTTCTGGCCAGAGCGAGGATCAATTAAATGCACGTGTCAATACACGTATAGAAGAATTAAAACAAATCAATATCTATCCATCATATATAGAAAGTGAACAAAATGAAAAAGTTATTGAATCTAATATAGCACCAGAACAATTTATGGCAACAGTGAGTAAAATGAAAGCACTTATTCAACAAGGAGATATGTTCCAAGTCGTACCATCTATTATTTATAGTTATAAACATTATTTTTCTAGCCAAATACAACAATTGTCATATCAATTATATCAAAATTTAAAAAGACAAAATCCAAGTCCATATATGTACTATTTAAATATGGATCATCCGATTATAGTCGGAAGCTCTCCTGAAAGTTTTGTAAAAGTACAAGGTCAAACTGTAGTGACTAATCCAATAGCTGGAACAATAAAGAGAGGTAAGAATGAAGCAGAAGATCGGGCAAATGAAGACAAACTAAAAAATGATGAAAAGGAACTGAGTGAACATAGTATGCTTGTTGACTTAGGTAGAAATGATATTCATAGAGTATGTAAAATCGGGACATCCACAATAGAAAAATTAATGACAATTGAACGCTATGAGCATGTGATTCATATTGTCAGTGAAGTTACAGGCAAGTTGAAAGAGAATTATTCACCGATGTCCGTCATAGCAAGTTTATTACCAACTGGCACAGTATCAGGTGCACCTAAACTCAGAGCTATTCAACGTATTTATGAAGTTCAACCACATAAACGTGGTGTATATAGTGGAGGCATTGGATATATTAATTGTAATCACGATTTGGATTTTGCATTAGCTATACGAACAATGATGATTGATGAGACTTATATTAATGTACAAGCTGGCTGTGGTGTGGTTTACGATTCAGTTCCAGAAAAGGAACTTGAAGAAACAAAACTTAAGGCAAAAAGTTTATTGGAGGTATCACCATGA
- a CDS encoding FMN-dependent NADH-azoreductase has protein sequence MQTLIINAHPDCENKGSFTYKLQELFLAKYKAEFPDDNPEILNLYAINLPRIETTELLHIWNKQRNQETLSEKEKEIEVITSGLLTQFKNKHRIVIISPLHNFNVTSRLKDYMDNILLARQTFQYTNEGSVGLMTDNYKALYLQASGSIYTNNDRYTPLEFSYQYLKAMFEDIMGFDALYVARAQGTAILPEEEVLDSAKEDLAKVFEKFYDKQLTL, from the coding sequence ATGCAAACATTAATCATTAATGCTCACCCAGATTGTGAAAATAAAGGTAGCTTTACTTATAAATTACAAGAGTTGTTTTTAGCAAAATATAAGGCTGAATTTCCAGATGATAACCCTGAAATATTGAACTTATACGCAATCAATTTACCCCGTATAGAAACAACAGAATTATTGCATATTTGGAATAAACAGCGTAACCAAGAAACATTAAGTGAAAAAGAAAAGGAAATTGAAGTCATTACTTCCGGATTATTAACCCAGTTTAAAAATAAGCACCGTATAGTCATCATTTCACCACTGCACAATTTTAACGTAACATCTCGTTTGAAAGATTACATGGATAATATATTACTTGCACGCCAAACGTTCCAATATACGAATGAAGGTTCAGTTGGATTAATGACTGATAATTATAAAGCGCTATATCTACAGGCTAGTGGATCAATATATACTAACAATGATCGCTATACTCCGCTTGAGTTCTCATATCAATACTTAAAAGCTATGTTTGAAGACATCATGGGCTTTGATGCGTTATACGTAGCTCGTGCTCAAGGGACAGCGATTTTACCAGAAGAAGAAGTTTTAGACAGTGCGAAAGAAGATTTAGCAAAGGTTTTCGAAAAATTTTACGATAAGCAACTTACTTTGTAA
- a CDS encoding helix-turn-helix transcriptional regulator: protein MKKSERLNQELIFLSDKSSFHLKDIMNAFNISKRTALRDIQELEAMGLGIYVENGRYGGYKLITQNLLTPVYFSNDEILAIFFALKALDILSSTPFEKSYTQIKEKLFATLPFNKKQDISKVLNYIYYYNIAPINKSPFLSDILISIMNEYVVSITYTQHKNITTYIQIYDLFYRNGIWFCSAYDINNEQWGTYRCDYITALKFKNHEITPYSREALEQFQTNYEDTYHNISFRCQLTSLGVELYHKKNYPNMELVYIDDVPYITGGYNEDELTYMVQYLISLGEHVKIIYPEQLKNSYINKLKSILNTYN from the coding sequence ATGAAAAAATCTGAGCGATTAAATCAAGAACTCATTTTCTTAAGTGATAAATCTTCATTTCATTTAAAAGATATTATGAACGCGTTTAATATATCCAAAAGAACTGCATTAAGAGATATACAAGAACTTGAAGCTATGGGACTAGGTATTTATGTTGAAAATGGTCGCTATGGCGGATATAAATTGATTACTCAAAATTTATTGACTCCTGTTTATTTTAGCAATGATGAAATATTAGCTATCTTTTTTGCACTTAAAGCATTAGATATATTATCCAGCACCCCTTTTGAAAAATCTTATACTCAAATTAAAGAAAAACTATTCGCTACTTTACCATTTAATAAGAAACAAGATATTTCTAAAGTTTTAAATTACATTTATTACTATAATATAGCCCCTATTAATAAATCCCCATTTTTATCTGATATATTAATTTCTATAATGAACGAATACGTGGTTTCAATAACTTATACGCAACATAAAAATATAACAACTTATATTCAAATCTATGATCTGTTTTATAGGAATGGCATCTGGTTCTGTAGTGCGTATGATATTAATAATGAACAATGGGGAACTTATCGCTGTGATTATATCACTGCTTTAAAATTCAAGAATCATGAAATTACGCCTTATTCGAGAGAAGCGTTAGAACAGTTTCAAACTAACTATGAAGATACATACCATAATATCTCTTTTAGGTGTCAGCTAACCTCTTTGGGCGTAGAATTATATCATAAGAAAAATTATCCAAATATGGAATTAGTGTATATTGATGATGTCCCTTATATTACTGGAGGCTATAACGAAGACGAACTTACTTATATGGTGCAATATTTAATTTCATTAGGTGAACATGTGAAAATCATCTATCCTGAACAACTTAAAAATAGCTATATAAATAAATTAAAAAGTATTTTAAATACGTATAATTAA
- a CDS encoding accessory Sec system protein Asp2, producing MENKVFDLKEKIKFEDQKRILIDTGDQENYIQKARKSADIHQQYKDLLKQDYILYFHQKTISKFYKREYVGELFQRKDLIKFNHLFYTLDAPEGRKVNEEVPRKLLVIFTCMPNAKEYDSSLIPKRMFPKFFDGIEKSLVKNVYTMRIMDINVSHGSHYINTTNYPEYERDIKGAIESVQSQLDITTENIVLYGGSKGGTGAIYHGAALDLKTLAVDPIVNIGGKLEQNDRRFLKDIRKEDLVPTINGNLNKQNTYDKYVICSDEVPLYYNETSRIDEQNINKINVKDKMITSHPEVSRNTVPEQLTILNLLLGLSNIL from the coding sequence ATGGAAAATAAAGTTTTTGATTTAAAGGAGAAAATTAAATTTGAAGATCAAAAGAGAATTTTAATAGATACAGGTGATCAAGAAAACTATATACAAAAAGCACGAAAATCAGCAGATATTCATCAACAATACAAGGATTTATTAAAGCAAGATTATATATTGTATTTTCATCAAAAAACGATATCAAAATTTTATAAAAGAGAATATGTAGGAGAATTATTCCAAAGAAAAGATCTCATCAAATTTAATCATTTATTCTATACACTTGATGCTCCGGAAGGAAGAAAAGTGAATGAGGAAGTGCCACGAAAATTATTAGTTATATTTACTTGCATGCCTAATGCGAAAGAATACGATAGTTCGCTTATACCTAAGCGTATGTTTCCCAAATTTTTTGATGGAATTGAAAAGAGCTTAGTGAAAAATGTGTATACAATGAGAATTATGGATATCAATGTGTCGCATGGTTCACACTACATCAATACTACGAACTATCCAGAATATGAAAGAGATATTAAAGGAGCAATTGAATCTGTTCAAAGTCAACTAGATATTACTACTGAAAACATAGTTTTATATGGTGGATCAAAAGGGGGAACAGGTGCTATATATCATGGTGCTGCTTTAGATTTAAAAACATTAGCTGTAGACCCAATTGTAAATATTGGTGGAAAGTTAGAGCAAAATGATAGAAGATTTTTAAAAGATATTCGAAAAGAAGATTTAGTACCAACAATTAATGGTAATTTAAATAAACAGAATACTTATGATAAATATGTCATTTGCAGCGATGAGGTACCGTTATATTACAATGAAACGAGCAGGATAGATGAACAAAATATTAATAAAATAAACGTGAAAGATAAGATGATTACATCACATCCAGAAGTCTCTCGAAACACAGTACCAGAACAGTTAACTATATTAAACTTATTATTAGGGTTAAGCAATATACTATAG
- a CDS encoding CDP-glycerol glycerophosphotransferase family protein: MRINILGFNIFAKGGTSRSNINLIKAFLENGHEVKYFNKQDFEPSEITKLIIHERFESAKFKVYTMEDYDEMSNGDILIITREDLFKCSRIVKQKNEGIKIVGEIHGPLEYISEDIDLSLDTIDSIRVSTKSIKGKFEIKYEFNSVFNNYVNAQHIKINENPSNTKRNLLIKSRFEDEIKDISYVIKLMNYIKKNTDRQDIQLYIKGYGPSETLYKNLVKYYNLESNVHINGKEPVNYVYVSTSPYETLGYSILETLAAGNQSLVYRGDDNVLEEIYSKYNGIKFLEKNLIADSKKVLEVFDNKYTRNERQEDVGNLTEDFVNDNYAEEYLKRLYEVLSNDNKSHSPIYKLKRDNTAKLHKLNRRKNMYEKLKSKEFFNKLLNSNIVFTKMRKLYDYRKNKLEMKILDDIDPEENKVFIESFHGSNFSGDPKYIALKIKEQFKDKKVFVSSSNSLVDIEIRNHGFIPVRFGSEKYKKTFRACKYVFMNGNSWDKVSKDSRQVFIQTWHGFPLKKMVNDLSNVQEKEAQLKQFIPRMKKWDYLITSSDINTMLLQSAFQLQKNNKLNIIESGAPKNEYLLNNNSVEEWNRIQNKYLFEHDPNAKYILYCPTWRKGQRDSLTKINLIKLLQNLPEEYKIIVKLHPNESRLRGRYNNLDSRIHCFYNEFVDIQELYILSEAMITDYSSTIFDYAHLNKPIFLLQEDTNDYQQEVGFYFDLEEIGNFPEAAKDEVKLANQLTRIKRINYNSVTKTLMNKDSIGATNKILDTVFK, encoded by the coding sequence ATGAGAATAAACATTTTAGGGTTTAATATTTTTGCTAAGGGCGGCACATCTAGAAGTAATATCAATTTAATTAAAGCTTTTTTGGAAAATGGCCATGAAGTTAAATATTTTAATAAACAGGATTTTGAGCCAAGTGAAATTACAAAATTAATTATACATGAAAGATTTGAATCAGCTAAATTTAAAGTTTATACAATGGAAGATTATGATGAAATGTCTAATGGCGATATTTTAATCATTACTAGGGAAGACCTGTTTAAATGTTCACGTATTGTTAAGCAAAAAAATGAAGGCATTAAAATAGTTGGAGAAATACACGGGCCTCTTGAATATATTAGTGAAGATATAGACTTATCATTAGACACTATCGATAGTATTAGAGTTAGCACTAAGTCAATTAAAGGTAAGTTTGAAATAAAATATGAATTTAATTCGGTTTTTAATAATTATGTAAATGCTCAACATATAAAAATTAATGAAAATCCCTCTAATACAAAAAGAAATTTATTAATTAAATCTAGATTCGAAGATGAAATAAAAGATATTTCATATGTAATAAAACTAATGAATTATATTAAGAAAAATACAGATAGACAAGACATTCAACTGTACATCAAAGGATATGGGCCTTCAGAGACTTTATATAAGAATTTAGTTAAGTATTATAACTTAGAGAGTAATGTGCATATTAATGGTAAAGAGCCAGTTAATTATGTTTATGTTTCAACTTCTCCATATGAAACACTCGGGTATTCTATATTAGAAACTTTAGCAGCTGGTAATCAGTCACTCGTATACAGAGGTGACGATAATGTACTTGAGGAAATATACAGTAAGTATAATGGCATCAAATTCCTAGAAAAGAATTTAATAGCAGACAGTAAAAAAGTCTTAGAAGTATTTGATAATAAATATACAAGAAATGAAAGACAAGAAGATGTGGGTAATTTAACAGAAGACTTTGTTAATGATAATTATGCTGAAGAGTATCTAAAAAGACTATATGAAGTACTTAGTAATGATAACAAATCGCATAGTCCAATCTATAAGTTAAAAAGAGATAACACAGCTAAGTTGCATAAATTAAATCGTAGAAAGAATATGTATGAAAAATTAAAGAGCAAAGAGTTTTTCAATAAATTGTTAAATAGTAATATAGTATTTACTAAAATGAGAAAGCTATATGATTATCGAAAAAATAAGCTTGAGATGAAAATACTTGATGATATAGATCCTGAAGAAAACAAGGTGTTTATTGAGTCATTCCACGGAAGTAACTTTAGCGGTGATCCTAAATATATTGCATTAAAAATAAAGGAACAATTTAAGGATAAAAAAGTGTTTGTAAGTTCATCTAATTCATTAGTAGATATAGAAATTAGAAATCATGGTTTTATACCTGTTAGATTTGGATCAGAAAAATACAAGAAAACGTTTCGTGCTTGTAAGTATGTATTTATGAATGGTAACTCATGGGATAAAGTATCTAAAGACAGTAGGCAAGTATTTATTCAAACATGGCATGGCTTTCCACTTAAAAAAATGGTGAATGACCTGAGTAATGTGCAAGAGAAGGAAGCACAATTAAAACAGTTCATACCTAGAATGAAGAAATGGGACTATCTCATAACTTCTTCTGATATCAATACTATGTTGCTTCAATCAGCATTTCAATTACAAAAAAACAATAAACTGAATATAATTGAATCAGGAGCACCCAAAAATGAATATCTATTAAATAATAATAGTGTAGAAGAGTGGAACAGAATTCAAAATAAATATCTATTTGAGCACGATCCGAATGCAAAATATATATTATACTGTCCGACATGGAGAAAAGGACAAAGAGATAGCCTAACAAAAATAAATTTAATTAAGTTACTACAAAATTTACCAGAAGAATACAAAATAATCGTTAAGTTGCATCCAAATGAATCAAGGCTACGTGGTAGATATAATAATCTAGACTCGAGAATACATTGTTTTTATAATGAATTTGTTGATATTCAAGAGTTATATATATTAAGTGAAGCAATGATTACAGATTATTCTTCAACTATATTTGATTATGCGCATTTAAATAAGCCTATTTTCTTATTACAAGAAGATACAAATGACTATCAACAAGAAGTAGGATTTTATTTTGATTTAGAAGAAATAGGTAATTTTCCAGAAGCTGCGAAAGATGAAGTGAAGTTGGCGAATCAGCTAACTAGAATAAAGAGGATAAATTACAACTCAGTTACTAAAACATTAATGAATAAGGATTCAATTGGAGCAACAAATAAGATTTTAGATACAGTTTTTAAATAA
- a CDS encoding stage II sporulation protein M: MFNIRDNDYTKRSIKIFILATIIFIITFVLAIIFTPSLATLKNLGSGTSSKLSEARGLKKVWEYIINNGFKTPLQMLTIAMIPIPFLYFANLISTIIITGILFGFAVHLDVYKGSIMVLSSMPHTIIEILAMCFVISSLYKLNQAIIRKIGNLFRKNKKERFSLKLAIINLFKIYVFIALPLYIIAAFIETYFPSFIDNLFH, translated from the coding sequence ATGTTCAATATAAGAGACAATGATTACACCAAAAGATCAATAAAGATATTTATACTAGCAACAATTATTTTCATAATTACGTTTGTTCTAGCAATTATCTTTACACCCTCACTCGCAACATTAAAAAATTTAGGTTCTGGCACTTCTAGTAAACTTTCAGAAGCTCGTGGTTTGAAAAAAGTTTGGGAATACATAATAAATAATGGATTTAAAACACCTTTACAAATGCTGACCATCGCCATGATTCCAATCCCATTTTTATATTTCGCTAATCTAATTAGTACAATTATAATTACAGGTATTCTTTTTGGATTTGCAGTTCATCTTGATGTTTACAAAGGCTCTATAATGGTTCTATCTTCAATGCCACATACAATCATCGAGATACTTGCAATGTGCTTTGTTATCAGTAGTTTATATAAATTAAATCAAGCGATTATTAGAAAAATCGGCAATCTTTTCAGGAAAAATAAAAAAGAAAGGTTCTCTCTTAAATTAGCTATAATTAATTTATTTAAAATCTACGTTTTTATTGCTTTACCTTTATACATAATAGCAGCATTTATAGAAACATATTTCCCCTCTTTTATAGATAATTTGTTTCACTAA
- a CDS encoding DUF3923 family protein encodes MKISWIFWWTIGAIEFLSFISFTIFLWTRNVDASGAIQTTELKWINIAVLGTAYVMPFIIQIIWLIINLFLSKRQNKMA; translated from the coding sequence ATGAAAATTTCATGGATTTTTTGGTGGACTATAGGGGCTATTGAATTTTTAAGCTTTATAAGCTTTACTATTTTTCTTTGGACAAGAAATGTAGACGCATCAGGCGCTATACAAACTACTGAATTGAAATGGATCAACATAGCTGTTTTAGGTACTGCGTATGTCATGCCATTCATAATACAAATAATATGGTTAATAATTAACCTATTTTTATCAAAAAGGCAAAATAAAATGGCTTAA
- a CDS encoding MarR family winged helix-turn-helix transcriptional regulator translates to MNKKDEVIKSLEKFIVERENSNKKRIYRKSENKIDLSLTQFHIIEIIDKKEKVNNKLLVQDLKISAPAISKSMRKLLDLNLVEETYLEENRKEKYYKLTSKGSVFANVHEELHKRATNKYNEILNDFEEEELEVVIKFLNKVTKSLKED, encoded by the coding sequence TTGAATAAAAAAGATGAAGTTATCAAATCTCTTGAAAAATTTATAGTTGAAAGAGAGAACAGTAATAAAAAAAGAATTTATAGGAAAAGTGAGAATAAGATTGATTTGTCTTTAACACAATTCCATATAATAGAAATAATTGATAAAAAAGAAAAAGTAAATAATAAATTATTAGTACAGGATTTAAAGATTTCTGCACCTGCTATTTCAAAATCTATGCGTAAGTTATTAGATCTTAACCTAGTCGAAGAAACCTATCTTGAAGAAAACAGAAAAGAGAAATACTACAAACTAACTTCTAAAGGATCAGTATTTGCCAATGTCCACGAAGAATTACATAAGCGTGCGACCAATAAATACAATGAAATATTAAATGATTTTGAGGAAGAAGAATTAGAAGTAGTTATAAAGTTTTTAAATAAAGTAACAAAAAGTCTTAAAGAGGATTAA